One Cucumis sativus cultivar 9930 chromosome 1, Cucumber_9930_V3, whole genome shotgun sequence DNA segment encodes these proteins:
- the LOC101208694 gene encoding CASP-like protein 4A2 → MIETKLRAQRSNDSSSSMKKSSSRNSDSSVHSHMESPHSPLRFHSPLRSDAGDPMETPPYASPDTSPEKLPDNSKAIVVVDVVDKSTQFSPLPSPYAASRKPLENVNFVGDRSTSSKIMFNRAMKEEVPQSVTKVGPVGVGGEENGGGGGGGGGAGAGGGGGGRSPVKQMAPMSRRSKDDALVKAALGFRVCEVAVCLISFSVMASDKTQGWSGDSFDRYKEYRYCLTVNIIAFVYAAFQAFDLVFTLIKKNHMIRHQFRCYFDFFMDQVLAYLLISSSSSAATRVDDWQSNWGKDEFTQLASASVSMSFLAFVAFAVSSLISGYNLCTRDPA, encoded by the exons atgattgaaaCTAAATTGAGAGCTCAAAGATCGAACGATTCGTCGTCTTCCATGAAGAAATCGTCGTCAAGAAATTCCGATTCCTCGGTTCACAGTCATATGGAGTCTCCTCATTCACCGCTGCGTTTTCATTCTCCGCTTCGATCCGACGCTGGTGACCCTATGGAAACCCCTCCTTACGCCTCTCCCGATACTTCACCTGAGAAGCTGCCGGATAACTCTAAGGcgattgttgttgttgatgttGTTGATAAGAGTACTCAGTTTTCTCCTCTTCCGTCTCCTTATGCTGCTTCTCGGAAGCCTTTGGAGAATGTGAACTTTGTTGGTGATAGGTCGACTTCTTCTAAGATTATGTTTAATCGTGCAATGAAAGAGGAAGTGCCGCAGTCTGTTACTAAAGTAGGGCCGGTTGGTGTTGGAGGTGAGGAgaatggtggtggtggtggtggtggaggtgGTGCTGGTGctggtggaggtggaggtggaaGATCGCCGGTGAAGCAAATGGCGCCGATGTCGAGGAGGTCGAAGGATGATGCGTTGGTGAAGGCGGCTTTAGGTTTTAGAGTGTGTGAAGTGGcagtttgtttgatttctttttcggTTATGGCGTCTGATAAAACGCAGGGTTGGAGTGGCGATTCATTTGATCGGTACAAGGAATAcag GTACTGCCTTACTGTGAATATAATTGCATTCGTGTATGCCGCATTTCAAGCATTTGACCTTGTCTTTACTCTAATCAAGAAGAACCATATGATACGCCATCAATTTCGTTGTTATTTTGACTTCTTCATGGATCAG GTATTGGCATATCTTCTCATATCATCATCTTCCTCGGCTGCCACACGTGTTGACGACTGGCAATCGAATTGGGGAAAAGACGAGTTCACGCAGCTAGCGAGCGCATCGGTCAGCATGTCCTTCCTTGCCTTTGTTGCATTTGCTGTTAGTTCACTTATCTCTGGTTACAACCTTTGCACCCGCGATCCTGCATGA